A stretch of Orientia tsutsugamushi DNA encodes these proteins:
- a CDS encoding DnaA N-terminal domain-containing protein, whose product MLLKLAGRYSNYHFGCKASVLNYIAKVLANELRTTDQANRDNCKFDNEFNKEKYLTQIETSANLSKESQLKHKIAGSFEAAMAYQILTSCSFGPAVRTRFFVKLLKNITLTECDRSKILQAVQDVYGYEIQELQVKPFEQLKTVSQKQINEEEYLLNLSKQLGSNSTWYKVRESLIKSYGQAMDKSWFSKLEVINEDSVNKKIFIKAKTEFEDSYIRENYLKDLESAFKAQGFSFELVKFSNFNKI is encoded by the coding sequence TTGCTATTAAAGCTAGCAGGTCGATATTCGAATTATCATTTTGGCTGTAAAGCATCAGTTCTAAACTATATAGCAAAAGTGTTAGCGAATGAATTACGAACTACTGATCAGGCAAATAGAGACAACTGTAAATTTGATAACGAATTTAATAAGGAAAAATATCTTACTCAAATTGAAACAAGCGCAAATCTTAGTAAGGAAAGTCAGTTGAAGCATAAAATTGCTGGTTCTTTTGAAGCAGCTATGGCTTATCAAATTTTGACTTCTTGTAGTTTTGGGCCAGCGGTTCGAACTAGGTTTTTTGTTAAGTTGCTTAAAAATATCACACTAACAGAATGTGATAGATCAAAGATATTACAAGCTGTACAAGATGTATATGGATACGAAATTCAAGAATTGCAAGTTAAACCATTTGAGCAACTCAAAACTGTTTCACAGAAACAAATCAATGAAGAAGAGTATCTCTTGAATCTGAGTAAACAACTGGGCTCCAACTCAACTTGGTACAAAGTACGAGAATCTTTGATTAAAAGTTACGGTCAAGCTATGGATAAATCATGGTTTAGCAAATTAGAAGTTATAAATGAAGATAGTGTTAACAAAAAAATATTCATCAAAGCAAAAACAGAATTTGAAGATAGTTACATCAGAGAGAACTATCTGAAAGATCTTGAGTCCGCTTTTAAAGCTCAAGGATTTTCTTTTGAGTTAGTTAAGTTTAGTAATTTTAATAAAATTTAA
- the greA gene encoding transcription elongation factor GreA, producing MARFPITIKGFHKLEQELKHLKYVERLKITTDISTAREFGDLSENAEYKAAKERQLLNDKKIYDLENKLANAEVIEITKINSNSVKFGARVVLLDRDTEKEVVYQIVGEYEADITQNLISIASPIAQALIGKKAGDIIEVITPKGGRFYELLKVQYVDF from the coding sequence ATGGCAAGATTTCCGATTACTATAAAAGGTTTTCATAAGCTTGAGCAAGAACTTAAGCATTTAAAGTATGTTGAGCGGCTTAAGATTACAACAGACATATCTACTGCTAGAGAGTTTGGAGATTTATCTGAAAATGCTGAGTATAAGGCAGCAAAGGAAAGGCAGTTATTAAATGATAAAAAAATTTACGACTTAGAAAATAAATTAGCAAATGCAGAAGTTATTGAAATAACTAAGATTAATAGTAACTCAGTTAAGTTTGGTGCGCGAGTAGTATTATTGGATCGAGATACTGAAAAGGAGGTAGTATATCAAATTGTTGGAGAGTATGAAGCAGATATTACACAAAACCTTATTTCTATAGCATCTCCAATAGCACAAGCATTGATTGGAAAAAAGGCAGGAGATATTATTGAAGTTATTACTCCTAAAGGTGGAAGATTTTATGAGCTACTAAAAGTTCAATATGTTGATTTTTAA
- the rpoH gene encoding RNA polymerase sigma factor RpoH, protein MDNEIDNLPISASDTDNGFYIYLQKINRIPSLTADEEYMLAKSYFEQNNLKAAHSLVKSHLKLVAKIALSYRGYGLPVVDLVSEGNIGLLQAVKKYNPELGFRLSTYAIWWIKAAIQDYILRSWSLVKLGTTAAQKKLFFNLGKIKNKITKLHARAINSSDYKQIADESGVSIAEVSEVNQRLSNSDLSLNTPISYHEDDATELVELVPEHRPNQEIILANQQDLNLKKEVLQNALQTLTQRELYIIRARKLQDEPDTLEKLSLHFNVSKERIRQIESKAFEKLQQYVMNTKHKLLHFV, encoded by the coding sequence ATGGATAATGAAATAGATAATTTACCAATATCAGCTTCAGATACAGATAATGGATTTTATATTTACTTACAAAAGATTAATAGAATCCCTTCTTTGACTGCTGATGAGGAATATATGCTTGCAAAGTCTTATTTTGAGCAAAATAACTTAAAAGCAGCGCATTCATTAGTCAAAAGCCATCTTAAGCTGGTTGCTAAAATAGCTTTGTCTTATCGTGGCTATGGTCTTCCAGTAGTTGATTTAGTTTCCGAGGGGAATATAGGGTTACTACAAGCAGTAAAAAAATATAATCCTGAACTTGGCTTTAGGTTGTCTACATATGCAATTTGGTGGATTAAAGCTGCAATACAGGATTATATTTTACGATCATGGTCTCTAGTAAAATTAGGAACAACAGCAGCTCAAAAAAAACTGTTTTTTAATTTAGGTAAAATTAAAAATAAAATTACTAAGCTGCATGCAAGAGCTATTAATTCATCTGATTATAAGCAAATTGCTGATGAGTCAGGAGTATCAATAGCAGAAGTATCAGAAGTTAATCAACGCTTATCAAACTCCGATCTATCACTTAATACTCCTATTAGTTATCACGAAGATGATGCTACTGAATTAGTTGAATTAGTACCAGAGCATAGACCAAATCAAGAAATAATTTTAGCTAATCAGCAGGATTTAAACTTAAAAAAAGAAGTTTTGCAAAATGCTTTACAAACTCTTACACAAAGAGAATTATATATCATTCGTGCACGAAAGCTACAAGATGAGCCTGATACGCTAGAAAAATTAAGTTTGCACTTTAATGTCTCCAAGGAGAGGATTCGCCAGATAGAAAGCAAAGCTTTTGAGAAGTTACAGCAGTATGTAATGAACACTAAGCATAAGTTATTACATTTTGTTTAG
- a CDS encoding copper chaperone PCu(A)C has translation MRKSTLILLTLSNIFTWQVCATELQLEPKEVSSSCCLVHHNSQHSDQDNALLSNNNEFSNAEVQFLNAWARPADKGKNTAVYLTINNQSLSNLEIIGVSAPNIANAAMFHQSIRDNNGVISMSHIEHLLIPLQTTFKLKPGGFHIMLTGVTKQLTVGDSFDLTFCMKDQSTKTIKVQVKK, from the coding sequence GTACATTAATTTTATTAACTTTATCCAATATTTTTACTTGGCAAGTTTGTGCTACAGAGCTTCAATTAGAGCCAAAAGAGGTTAGTTCTAGCTGTTGCTTAGTACATCACAATAGCCAACATTCTGACCAAGATAATGCATTACTATCTAATAATAACGAATTTAGCAATGCTGAAGTTCAATTCCTAAATGCATGGGCAAGACCAGCAGATAAAGGTAAAAATACTGCTGTTTACTTAACAATTAACAATCAGTCTCTTAGTAATCTTGAAATTATAGGTGTTTCTGCTCCTAATATAGCTAATGCAGCTATGTTCCATCAATCCATAAGAGATAATAATGGAGTTATTAGTATGAGCCATATTGAGCATTTATTAATTCCTCTGCAAACTACATTTAAATTAAAACCTGGAGGTTTCCATATTATGCTAACTGGAGTTACAAAACAATTAACAGTTGGTGATTCATTCGATCTGACTTTTTGTATGAAAGATCAAAGTACTAAAACAATTAAAGTTCAGGTTAAGAAATAG